One uncultured Caproiciproducens sp. DNA segment encodes these proteins:
- a CDS encoding N-acetylmuramoyl-L-alanine amidase, which produces MIALKETKTYFLPITILILCCLAFLMLSYISYNKIDKMASALAEKRNPVIVIDPGHGGEDGGATGKSSSLEKDINLAIALNLEKLLKSSGFRVVMTRTTDISVCDDHLGTIRERKVSDIHNRLKIIEEQGDCIFISIHQNFFTDSRYSGAQVFYSKKNDSSKDLAESIKSRVVGLIQPKNTRETKPATSSIYLLWNTNVTAVMVECGFLSNDSEAVKLNDKIYQQQMAFSVYSGLLDYLHSIA; this is translated from the coding sequence GTGATTGCGTTGAAAGAAACCAAAACATATTTTTTACCGATAACAATCCTTATTTTATGCTGCCTTGCATTTTTGATGCTATCCTATATTTCCTACAATAAAATCGATAAAATGGCTTCAGCGTTGGCAGAAAAACGCAATCCTGTCATTGTAATAGACCCCGGTCACGGAGGAGAGGATGGGGGAGCTACAGGAAAATCATCCTCACTAGAAAAAGATATCAATCTTGCCATTGCTTTAAATCTTGAAAAGCTCCTGAAAAGCTCCGGATTTCGTGTTGTAATGACAAGAACCACAGACATATCGGTTTGTGATGATCATCTTGGAACTATACGAGAAAGAAAGGTCAGCGATATTCATAACCGTTTAAAGATCATTGAAGAGCAGGGAGACTGTATTTTTATCAGCATACATCAGAATTTTTTTACAGACAGCCGCTACAGTGGCGCACAGGTATTTTATTCAAAAAAGAATGATAGCAGCAAAGATCTGGCCGAAAGCATCAAAAGCCGTGTAGTAGGACTTATACAGCCGAAAAACACACGGGAAACGAAACCAGCCACGAGTTCTATTTATCTGTTATGGAATACAAACGTTACCGCCGTAATGGTTGAGTGTGGTTTTCTTTCAAATGATTCCGAAGCCGTAAAGTTGAATGATAAAATTTATCAACAGCAAATGGCATTTTCAGTTTACAGTGGTTTGTTGGATTACCTGCATTCCATCGCATAG
- the radA gene encoding DNA repair protein RadA: MASKSKSIYICSECGFESAKWFGKCPGCGQWNCMNEEIRETSTQKNITAAVHNSAGPVSINEISTSEEARYQTGLSELDRVLGGGIVKGSLILISGEPGIGKSTILLQICEYLGKSLKILYVSGEESSRQIKLRAARLGVQSDNLYILTETDIQCVIEQIRAHKPDLVMIDSIQTMNYTDMNSSPGSVTQVRECTNAVMRTAKSLEIPTILVGHVNKDGAIAGPKVLEHIVDAVLYFEGDRQMSYRILRAAKNRYGSTNEIGVFDMGDNGLHQVDNPSLALLSGRPKNVSGTCVTCVIEGSRPILAEIQGLATTTGFGNPRRMATGFDYNRMSLLLAVLEKRSGYYFSNLDAYVNVVGGLRLDEPAVDLAVAMSLVSSLKDAPINDDAIVFGEIGLAGELRSVTHIDARINEAARLGFTKCIMPFHSLKQVNVKTDDIQLIGVKNVREAFEASSGC; this comes from the coding sequence ATGGCTTCCAAATCAAAAAGCATTTATATATGCTCCGAATGCGGTTTCGAATCTGCAAAATGGTTCGGTAAATGTCCGGGATGCGGCCAGTGGAACTGTATGAATGAAGAAATCAGGGAAACATCCACCCAAAAGAATATTACGGCGGCAGTACATAACAGCGCAGGCCCTGTTTCAATTAATGAAATCAGCACCTCCGAGGAAGCTCGTTACCAGACGGGACTGAGTGAACTGGACAGAGTTCTTGGCGGCGGTATTGTGAAGGGTTCCCTGATTTTAATCAGCGGAGAACCCGGAATCGGAAAATCAACGATTCTATTACAAATATGCGAATATCTGGGAAAATCGTTAAAGATCCTGTATGTATCGGGTGAAGAATCAAGCAGGCAAATAAAGCTCCGTGCGGCCCGTCTGGGCGTTCAAAGCGATAACCTCTATATTTTAACTGAAACTGATATTCAGTGCGTTATAGAGCAAATAAGGGCCCATAAACCTGATTTGGTAATGATTGATTCCATTCAGACCATGAATTATACAGACATGAATTCATCACCCGGAAGCGTCACACAAGTGCGTGAATGTACAAACGCCGTAATGCGTACCGCCAAGTCGTTGGAAATACCAACCATACTTGTCGGTCATGTCAATAAAGACGGCGCCATTGCCGGCCCCAAAGTACTGGAGCATATTGTGGACGCGGTTCTCTATTTTGAAGGCGACCGCCAAATGTCCTATCGAATTTTGCGTGCTGCAAAAAACAGATACGGTTCAACAAATGAAATCGGCGTATTCGACATGGGCGACAATGGCCTGCATCAAGTGGACAACCCTTCACTTGCTTTGCTTTCCGGAAGACCAAAAAATGTTTCGGGAACCTGTGTTACCTGCGTCATAGAAGGCTCACGTCCGATTTTGGCTGAAATACAGGGACTTGCCACAACAACAGGATTTGGCAATCCCAGAAGGATGGCGACCGGGTTTGACTACAATAGAATGTCATTGCTGCTTGCCGTACTTGAAAAACGTTCGGGGTATTATTTTTCAAATCTGGACGCCTATGTCAATGTCGTCGGCGGGCTGAGGCTGGATGAGCCGGCGGTTGATCTGGCGGTTGCCATGTCGCTTGTATCCAGCCTGAAAGATGCCCCAATCAATGATGATGCGATTGTTTTCGGCGAAATCGGTCTTGCGGGAGAATTACGCTCCGTCACTCACATTGATGCCAGGATCAACGAAGCTGCGCGCCTTGGATTTACAAAATGCATTATGCCATTTCACAGTCTGAAACAGGTAAATGTCAAAACAGACGACATTCAACTAATCGGCGTTAAAAATGTGAGGGAGGCGTTTGAGGCTTCATCTGGCTGCTGA
- a CDS encoding HlyD family efflux transporter periplasmic adaptor subunit, whose translation MKKYVMLFTFTLLAVAGMFTWGVFSRNSVVQVSVVKLNPLTVENSVTCSGRVERISTHNVYSPSAAFVSQVYVKLGDKVTAGQSLMEIQVPSANTDTSNSDGTYQSLLDQYNTQSQNQVTTKTITSPYAGEITSLSVTNQGYIESGNPVAVISDSSEKLQVRLSVNESQISEVKVGQKAVITGVGFKNTSYSGIVKSISSDAKQIVSATGQETVVEVIVSVENTNLDIKPGYTAKAKIITSENPNVLIAPYDAVRADKDGNEYVFKLKEKKAVKTPVVTNREFDNGFEVTSGLSVNDQVIADPDSVSNGTHVIPKAGTVSSDD comes from the coding sequence ATGAAAAAATACGTAATGCTATTTACCTTTACATTACTGGCGGTTGCAGGAATGTTCACATGGGGTGTTTTTTCCCGGAATTCGGTTGTTCAAGTCAGTGTTGTAAAGTTAAATCCACTTACGGTTGAAAATTCAGTAACATGCAGTGGCAGAGTGGAGCGAATTTCAACTCACAATGTTTATTCACCGTCGGCGGCCTTTGTCAGTCAAGTCTACGTCAAGCTCGGAGATAAAGTCACCGCAGGACAATCTTTAATGGAAATTCAAGTGCCTTCAGCAAATACCGACACATCTAACTCAGACGGAACTTATCAAAGCCTTCTTGACCAATACAACACACAAAGCCAAAATCAGGTTACAACGAAGACAATTACTTCGCCATACGCAGGAGAGATTACATCATTATCGGTTACCAATCAGGGCTACATTGAATCCGGCAACCCGGTTGCGGTAATTTCGGACAGCTCTGAAAAGCTTCAGGTTAGGCTTTCGGTAAATGAATCTCAGATTTCTGAAGTAAAAGTAGGGCAGAAGGCGGTCATAACCGGTGTAGGATTTAAAAATACATCCTATTCCGGTATCGTAAAAAGTATTTCTTCCGATGCGAAACAGATTGTTTCCGCTACTGGGCAGGAAACGGTTGTCGAGGTTATCGTCAGTGTTGAAAATACAAATCTCGATATAAAACCGGGATATACAGCAAAAGCGAAAATTATCACTTCAGAGAATCCAAATGTGCTTATTGCGCCCTACGACGCCGTCAGAGCCGATAAAGATGGGAACGAGTATGTATTCAAATTAAAAGAAAAAAAGGCTGTAAAAACCCCGGTAGTGACCAACAGAGAATTTGACAACGGCTTTGAGGTGACTAGCGGTCTATCAGTAAATGATCAAGTTATTGCTGACCCGGATTCAGTATCCAATGGTACTCACGTTATTCCAAAAGCTGGGACGGTGAGTTCGGATGATTGA
- a CDS encoding ABC transporter permease, translating to MIDYMKSAFQNLGRKRVRTALTILGIAIGVASVIIIGNISQCGTNALSDELESLGLSGLTISSSSDAAMVSLNENDLKIIKRCDQVEQAAPVLVENTDISARKLSSKALVWGIDTKASQIISINLLYGRLFSNEDINTNASVCLVDEAFSKSTYLRSNIIGKNISIMCGGVEESYKVIGIIKTGSGLLQNIIGNYIPTFVYVPYTTIQTASGRNDFDQIVVKVKSGGNVESIGKTIVESLNRNNGTTDAFISNNLAKQKDSLTNMLGIVTLILSAVGSVSLLVASLSIMTVMLVSVNERTREIGIKKAIGAKRSSIMLEFMFEAILISLIGCAFGIAAGYLISFAGAKYFGVELSTRVDIMMLAVEFSIVSGTVFGVYPAYKASRLKPVDALRQE from the coding sequence ATGATTGACTATATGAAATCGGCGTTTCAAAATTTGGGGAGAAAACGTGTAAGAACAGCGCTTACCATATTGGGAATTGCAATTGGCGTGGCTTCTGTCATTATTATCGGCAATATCAGCCAGTGCGGAACAAATGCGCTTAGCGATGAACTTGAAAGCCTTGGGTTAAGCGGTCTTACGATCTCCTCTTCGTCGGATGCAGCTATGGTTTCTTTAAACGAGAATGACCTCAAAATTATAAAAAGATGCGATCAAGTGGAACAGGCGGCTCCGGTTTTGGTAGAAAACACGGATATTTCAGCAAGAAAACTTAGTTCAAAGGCACTGGTATGGGGAATTGATACGAAGGCCAGCCAGATCATTTCCATTAATCTGCTGTATGGCCGGTTATTCAGCAATGAAGATATTAATACGAATGCAAGCGTATGTTTAGTAGACGAAGCTTTTTCAAAAAGCACTTATCTGAGAAGCAATATCATCGGAAAAAATATATCTATTATGTGCGGCGGAGTCGAAGAAAGTTATAAAGTGATCGGTATTATTAAAACAGGCAGTGGCCTCTTACAGAATATTATCGGCAACTATATTCCCACATTTGTTTATGTTCCGTATACAACAATTCAGACAGCCTCCGGACGAAATGATTTCGACCAGATTGTGGTCAAAGTCAAATCGGGCGGGAATGTAGAGAGCATCGGAAAGACCATTGTAGAATCTCTTAACCGGAATAATGGTACAACAGATGCGTTTATATCCAATAATCTTGCAAAGCAAAAGGACAGTCTTACGAACATGCTGGGTATTGTGACGCTGATTCTTTCAGCAGTGGGTTCTGTTTCTTTATTGGTAGCCAGCCTGAGCATCATGACCGTGATGCTGGTGTCGGTCAATGAACGAACCAGAGAAATCGGGATAAAAAAAGCAATAGGGGCAAAGCGAAGTTCCATTATGCTGGAATTTATGTTCGAGGCGATCCTTATCTCTTTGATTGGCTGCGCATTTGGCATTGCTGCCGGATATTTAATATCATTTGCAGGTGCCAAATATTTCGGAGTAGAGTTAAGTACAAGGGTCGATATTATGATGCTTGCGGTAGAATTCTCCATTGTATCCGGTACGGTATTTGGTGTCTATCCGGCTTATAAAGCGTCAAGGCTGAAACCGGTTGACGCACTCAGACAGGAGTAA
- a CDS encoding DUF6873 family GME fold protein produces the protein MCFIKTPNLPESDVALVAMSGTYPKIQDALSTLGVQTILTKPCKGLSEPVCSHADMLCHHLGHNQMIVASGEEYLKTELENYGFKVFYSNKRILDLYPGDVILNCARIGDKLIANRNTLDDTITDYCNTNRVEIIPTNQGYAKCSTVIIDSCSIITADSSIAEVAVTAGIETLKITPGHVNLKGYEYGFLGGACGMIGKGKLAFSGDIKKHPDYYRIKCFCDERNVELISLNNGPLTDVGGILPLKIVL, from the coding sequence ATGTGCTTTATTAAAACGCCGAATTTACCGGAATCGGATGTGGCTTTAGTTGCCATGTCCGGTACATATCCTAAAATACAAGATGCGCTCAGCACTCTGGGCGTACAAACCATTTTAACCAAGCCATGCAAGGGTTTAAGCGAACCGGTGTGCAGTCATGCGGATATGCTTTGTCATCATTTAGGGCATAATCAAATGATTGTGGCAAGTGGGGAAGAGTATCTTAAAACGGAACTGGAGAACTATGGATTTAAAGTATTCTACTCGAACAAACGTATTTTAGATTTATATCCAGGTGATGTGATCTTAAATTGCGCCCGAATTGGTGATAAACTCATCGCCAACAGAAACACTTTAGATGACACAATCACTGATTATTGCAATACGAATCGTGTGGAGATTATTCCAACAAATCAAGGATACGCAAAATGTTCGACTGTGATAATCGACAGCTGTTCCATTATCACAGCAGATTCATCGATAGCGGAGGTAGCTGTAACAGCAGGAATAGAAACTCTAAAAATTACACCGGGTCATGTGAATTTAAAAGGATATGAGTACGGTTTTCTTGGCGGCGCGTGCGGAATGATCGGAAAAGGAAAACTTGCGTTTTCCGGCGATATAAAAAAACATCCGGACTATTATAGAATAAAATGTTTCTGTGATGAAAGGAATGTGGAATTAATTTCGCTGAATAACGGCCCGCTGACAGATGTGGGCGGAATCCTTCCGCTAAAAATAGTACTTTAA
- a CDS encoding tyrosine recombinase XerC, with the protein MKSELLSEAPPIIKEFLGYVGTIKGKSPKTVEEYYLDLRTFFRYIKKSRNLVSADFDFEKISISDIDLDLIKDITLTDVFEYMNYLATERHNKASTRSRKVSSLRTFFKYLTNKTGKLAVNPVEELETPKQKKSLPKYLTLEQSLELLSKVDGPTKERDYCILILFLNCGMRLSELVSLNLSDVRHSTATVRIVGKGNKERIIYLNDACIDAINRYIAVRPNNALIDKNALFISKQNKRISPKTVQYIVKKYLSEIELGNLSVHKLRHTAATLMYQHGHVDIRVLKDILGHENLGTTEIYTHLSDEQMANAAKANPLSNVKQRESINFKKVIKKEPE; encoded by the coding sequence ATGAAATCTGAATTGTTATCTGAAGCGCCTCCAATAATAAAAGAGTTTTTGGGATATGTTGGTACCATCAAAGGTAAATCCCCTAAAACCGTTGAAGAATATTATCTTGACCTGCGCACTTTTTTCAGGTATATTAAAAAATCACGGAATCTCGTATCGGCTGATTTCGACTTTGAAAAAATCAGTATATCCGACATTGATCTTGATTTAATTAAAGACATTACTCTTACCGACGTTTTTGAATATATGAATTATCTGGCTACCGAACGTCATAATAAAGCGTCGACCCGATCCCGAAAGGTCTCAAGTCTTCGAACCTTCTTTAAGTACCTGACAAATAAGACCGGTAAACTGGCGGTGAATCCTGTTGAAGAACTTGAAACGCCTAAGCAAAAAAAATCTCTTCCTAAATATCTTACGCTTGAACAAAGTCTTGAATTATTATCTAAAGTTGATGGTCCTACAAAAGAACGCGATTACTGCATTTTAATCTTATTCTTAAACTGCGGAATGCGTCTTTCCGAACTTGTAAGCCTAAATTTGAGTGATGTTCGCCACAGTACCGCAACTGTCAGAATTGTCGGCAAGGGCAACAAGGAGCGGATCATTTATCTGAACGATGCCTGTATTGACGCAATAAACCGTTACATTGCGGTACGTCCAAACAATGCTTTAATTGACAAGAATGCGCTGTTCATCAGCAAACAGAATAAAAGAATCAGCCCCAAAACTGTGCAGTATATCGTTAAGAAATACCTGTCAGAAATCGAACTTGGAAACCTATCCGTACATAAGCTCAGACATACGGCGGCAACCTTAATGTATCAGCACGGGCATGTCGATATCCGCGTTTTAAAGGATATTCTGGGCCATGAAAACTTGGGTACCACTGAGATTTACACACATTTATCCGATGAACAGATGGCTAATGCTGCAAAAGCAAACCCCCTTTCAAATGTTAAACAGCGGGAATCCATAAACTTTAAAAAGGTCATAAAAAAAGAACCGGAATAA
- a CDS encoding tyrosine recombinase: MKDYCSDFSNYLVNKKAVSANTLDSYIRDVEHFLIFLGERGLDNPNVVDLDFMNSYVLKLTESKKSNATITRNVASIRCFYQYLIISNQTVSNPAKAIKLEKTVKKLPQILSGKEIELLLAQPDIQESKGCRDKAMLELLYATGIRASELVDLNVQDINIHTGMLNCNNGKSERMIPVYPTAVSAISEYILKVRNLIITPDGGQALFTNLNGRRLTRQGFWKIVKGYAEKAGIVKEITPHTLRHSFAIHLLENGAELKDIQLMLGHADISSTQVYVHLLNDHFKKVYNNCHPRAKSS, encoded by the coding sequence ATGAAGGACTACTGTTCGGATTTTAGCAATTATCTGGTCAATAAAAAAGCTGTGTCTGCGAACACACTGGATTCTTATATCCGCGACGTTGAGCATTTTTTGATTTTTTTGGGTGAACGAGGATTGGATAATCCGAACGTGGTTGACCTTGATTTTATGAATTCTTATGTTTTAAAACTGACGGAATCAAAAAAATCAAATGCCACAATCACCCGCAATGTTGCTTCCATCCGATGCTTCTATCAATATTTGATTATCAGCAATCAGACTGTCAGCAACCCAGCAAAAGCCATTAAGCTGGAAAAAACAGTCAAAAAGCTGCCACAGATTTTAAGCGGTAAGGAAATTGAACTTTTGCTTGCGCAGCCGGATATTCAGGAATCGAAAGGCTGTCGGGACAAGGCCATGCTGGAACTGCTGTATGCGACCGGAATCCGAGCTTCCGAACTGGTTGATCTAAATGTTCAGGATATCAATATACATACGGGTATGCTGAACTGCAACAATGGAAAGAGCGAGCGGATGATACCGGTATACCCAACTGCTGTTAGTGCCATATCAGAATATATTTTAAAAGTAAGAAATCTAATTATTACGCCGGATGGGGGACAGGCACTGTTTACCAATTTGAACGGAAGAAGGCTTACGCGCCAGGGATTTTGGAAAATTGTAAAAGGATATGCGGAAAAAGCGGGGATCGTCAAAGAAATCACGCCACATACGCTTCGCCATTCATTTGCCATTCATTTGCTTGAAAACGGTGCCGAGTTAAAGGATATTCAACTGATGCTTGGCCATGCCGATATTTCTTCCACACAGGTTTACGTTCATTTGTTAAATGATCATTTTAAAAAGGTATATAACAACTGTCATCCCCGTGCAAAATCAAGTTAG
- a CDS encoding stage II sporulation protein M: protein MIVVKHSFKHRPVVNSKIVVDALRENYVLVLFSLSLICGMIFGAVFARNADFAALNKLDFLFYSNFKARAAQPIISVFSASFASSFIFIFICFLCGLSMWGMFIIPAVLFFRGFGLGLTSGYLYAAYGFMGVLFNLVVILPGAFVCCLAILLAAKEGSRFSRIIASCSAVSQRGTISPPKMKPYLLHFGAILMIAFLAAILDVMFSGCFAGMFSF, encoded by the coding sequence ATGATTGTTGTTAAACATAGCTTTAAACACAGACCCGTTGTAAACAGTAAAATTGTCGTTGATGCTCTGCGTGAAAATTATGTTCTGGTGCTGTTTTCGCTTTCTTTGATCTGCGGTATGATTTTTGGAGCGGTTTTCGCCAGAAATGCCGATTTTGCCGCATTGAATAAACTTGATTTTCTTTTTTACAGCAATTTTAAAGCGAGAGCTGCACAACCGATTATTTCAGTTTTTTCTGCATCTTTTGCTTCATCCTTTATTTTTATTTTTATATGTTTTCTCTGCGGACTCTCCATGTGGGGAATGTTTATCATACCTGCTGTTCTATTTTTCCGCGGTTTTGGCTTGGGACTGACATCTGGATATTTGTATGCGGCATATGGGTTTATGGGTGTATTGTTTAATTTAGTTGTTATTCTCCCCGGGGCATTCGTGTGCTGCCTTGCTATCCTTCTTGCAGCAAAGGAAGGCTCACGATTTTCTCGGATTATTGCGTCATGCAGCGCTGTGTCCCAAAGAGGGACAATCAGCCCGCCTAAAATGAAACCATATTTATTGCATTTTGGCGCGATTCTGATGATTGCATTTCTGGCGGCGATTCTCGATGTTATGTTTTCAGGATGCTTTGCGGGTATGTTTTCTTTTTAA
- the proC gene encoding pyrroline-5-carboxylate reductase, translated as MSDKILGFIGAGNMAGAIINGIVGTKTFPAKQIYVYDINKDKCEALEQKAGIQSAVSIEQLTGNCNIIFLAVKPQNFAEVLASVKPVVNEKTLFVSIAAGISTKYIMDSLDCGCPVIRTMPNTPLLIGKGATALSKTANVTEEDFQLVLSLFGACGTVTVLDESQMNAVISVNSSSPAYVYLFAKAMLDSAVNQGIDAQVALQLICQTFEGSAKMLRQPDLTPESLIKMVSSPGGTTLKALDVFYEHHFEQMVDEAMKACTKRAEELGK; from the coding sequence TTGAGTGATAAAATATTAGGATTCATTGGTGCCGGCAATATGGCAGGCGCTATAATTAACGGGATAGTCGGTACAAAAACGTTTCCGGCAAAGCAAATTTATGTTTACGATATCAACAAAGACAAATGTGAAGCACTGGAACAAAAAGCGGGGATTCAATCCGCAGTTTCCATTGAACAACTTACCGGGAACTGCAATATTATTTTTCTTGCGGTCAAACCGCAGAATTTTGCTGAAGTATTGGCTTCAGTCAAACCTGTAGTGAATGAGAAAACCCTTTTTGTTTCCATTGCGGCAGGCATATCAACCAAGTATATAATGGATAGTCTTGACTGTGGCTGTCCGGTTATCAGAACCATGCCCAATACGCCGCTGCTGATAGGGAAGGGTGCTACCGCATTAAGTAAAACTGCAAATGTAACGGAGGAAGACTTTCAGCTGGTTCTATCCCTATTCGGCGCCTGCGGTACGGTGACTGTTTTGGATGAAAGCCAGATGAATGCTGTAATATCAGTGAACAGCAGCAGCCCTGCATACGTTTATCTGTTTGCCAAAGCAATGCTGGACAGTGCCGTCAATCAAGGAATAGACGCTCAAGTTGCATTGCAGCTGATTTGTCAAACATTTGAAGGAAGTGCGAAAATGCTTCGTCAGCCGGACTTGACTCCGGAGTCGTTGATAAAAATGGTTTCCTCGCCCGGCGGCACTACCTTAAAAGCACTGGATGTTTTTTATGAGCATCATTTTGAACAAATGGTCGATGAAGCGATGAAAGCCTGTACAAAAAGAGCGGAAGAGCTGGGCAAATAA
- the scfB gene encoding thioether cross-link-forming SCIFF peptide maturase produces MIHKYSLNGYHIVMDTNSGAVHLFDDAPFDMLDYFKDSVPENPPEEMLNDLRGRYDAQTISEAYEELKELFRIGQLFSADEYEKFAKMLEDAPIKSMCLNIAHDCNLRCEYCFAAKGDFGRGRMLMPFEVGKQAIDFLIEKSEGRHNLEVDFFGGEPLMNFEVVKQIVTYARSIEKEHNKNFRFTITTNGILLTDDKIDFINKEMSNCVLSLDGRKTVNDLLRVRADGTGSYDSIVPKFQKLVASRGDKDYYARGTFTKHNLDFTNDVLHMADLGFEQISVEPVVSDVKLDYSIKEEDLPRVFEEYERLAKTIIDRRRVGKGFNFFHFMLDLDQGPCAIKRLRGCGCGNEYVAVTPEGDIFPCHQFVGDDSFKMGNVLDGTLNVEMKHSFALTNVYSKPECKNCWAKFYCSGGCNANSRQYEGDIHKAHKISCDLEKKRLECAIMIKAAMAD; encoded by the coding sequence ATGATTCACAAGTATTCTTTAAATGGTTATCATATCGTCATGGATACTAACAGCGGTGCCGTTCATCTTTTTGACGATGCACCATTTGATATGTTGGACTATTTCAAAGACAGTGTACCGGAAAATCCGCCGGAAGAAATGCTGAATGATCTGCGCGGCAGATATGACGCGCAGACAATCAGTGAAGCTTACGAAGAACTGAAAGAGCTCTTCCGAATCGGCCAACTGTTTTCAGCGGACGAATATGAGAAATTCGCGAAAATGCTGGAAGATGCCCCTATTAAGTCTATGTGCCTTAATATTGCGCATGACTGTAACCTAAGGTGTGAATACTGCTTCGCCGCCAAGGGTGACTTTGGCCGCGGCAGAATGCTGATGCCATTTGAAGTGGGTAAACAAGCGATTGATTTCCTGATTGAAAAATCGGAAGGAAGACATAACCTTGAAGTGGATTTCTTCGGCGGGGAACCGCTGATGAACTTTGAAGTGGTCAAGCAAATTGTAACTTACGCCCGCAGTATTGAAAAAGAACACAATAAGAATTTTAGATTTACCATTACGACAAACGGCATTTTGTTAACAGATGACAAAATCGATTTCATCAATAAGGAAATGTCCAACTGTGTGCTTTCACTTGACGGAAGAAAAACCGTTAATGATCTGCTGCGCGTCAGAGCCGATGGTACGGGAAGCTATGATTCGATTGTTCCGAAATTTCAAAAGCTTGTTGCCTCGCGCGGTGATAAGGACTATTACGCCAGGGGGACATTCACAAAACATAATCTTGATTTTACAAATGACGTGCTACATATGGCTGACCTTGGCTTTGAGCAAATTTCCGTTGAACCGGTCGTATCAGATGTAAAACTTGATTATTCAATTAAAGAAGAGGACCTACCCCGTGTTTTTGAGGAATATGAACGCCTTGCAAAAACAATCATTGACCGCAGAAGAGTGGGGAAGGGCTTTAATTTCTTTCATTTCATGCTTGACCTTGACCAGGGGCCGTGCGCGATCAAGCGCCTGCGCGGCTGCGGCTGCGGCAATGAGTATGTGGCAGTAACTCCGGAAGGCGATATTTTTCCGTGCCACCAGTTCGTAGGAGACGACAGTTTTAAAATGGGAAATGTGCTTGATGGAACTTTGAATGTTGAGATGAAGCACTCCTTTGCTCTGACTAATGTCTACTCAAAGCCGGAATGCAAAAATTGCTGGGCAAAATTTTATTGCAGCGGTGGCTGCAACGCGAACAGTCGGCAATATGAAGGGGATATTCATAAGGCTCATAAAATATCATGCGATCTTGAGAAAAAACGTCTGGAATGTGCCATTATGATAAAAGCGGCTATGGCTGATTAA
- the scfA gene encoding six-cysteine ranthipeptide SCIFF, with product MKQIKTLNKANLKESAVKGGCGECQASCQSACKTSCTVANQKCENANR from the coding sequence ATGAAACAGATCAAGACTTTGAATAAAGCCAATTTAAAAGAGAGCGCAGTAAAGGGCGGCTGCGGCGAATGCCAGGCATCCTGCCAGTCAGCTTGCAAAACTTCCTGTACCGTTGCAAATCAGAAGTGTGAAAACGCTAACAGATAA
- a CDS encoding TIGR04086 family membrane protein, producing MKSKKHLTENPILGALRSIVIGSVAGAVLCATLLGAFALAFVSAGHIPQNLISPMMLALSVLSAFTAGFATAKISRKRGLAYGALSGLLLFVLFLVSGLIASNEAISFTAGIRMIVMIISGAIGGLLAVSKKSKVK from the coding sequence ATGAAGAGCAAAAAGCATTTGACTGAAAATCCGATATTAGGGGCACTGCGTTCCATAGTCATCGGTTCTGTCGCAGGAGCCGTGTTGTGTGCTACCCTGCTGGGCGCTTTCGCTTTAGCATTTGTATCGGCAGGACATATTCCACAGAACCTGATTTCTCCCATGATGCTCGCATTGTCCGTGCTTAGTGCATTTACCGCGGGATTTGCCACGGCTAAAATATCCCGAAAACGCGGTCTGGCATATGGTGCGCTTTCCGGATTGCTGCTGTTTGTATTGTTCCTTGTGTCCGGGTTGATCGCCTCCAATGAAGCAATTTCCTTCACGGCCGGAATTCGGATGATTGTAATGATTATTTCGGGTGCGATTGGCGGTCTGCTTGCAGTCAGCAAGAAGTCAAAAGTGAAATAA